A section of the Desulfitibacter sp. BRH_c19 genome encodes:
- a CDS encoding arsenic-transporting ATPase, whose product MRIILYTGKGGVGKTSVAAASAVKIANEGYKTLVVSTDPAHSLGDSFDLKLSAEPIEITENLWAQEIDSMHEVEKGWGQVQKYLTTLFTAKTVKDITTEELTVFPGMEDLLSLIRILKYYKEKTYDVIIIDCAPTGETLAFLSFPDMLRWWMDKLFPIKRKALKIFKPIAEPILGLPMPTDGVMGEIENIYNQLDEMRHILSDREITSVRVVVNPEKMVIKEAQRSFTYLNIYDFNVDAIIVNRVIPDDVSDEYFNIWKDTQKKYKEIIYDSFSPVPIYNAPLFEREVVGLQMLKRMGDTVFGEEDPASIKFNSRTQYVEKDGDEYLFTIHMPFTEKGDLSLNQKGDELIIKVGSIKRNIVLPRTLLNLSVVGAKFEDEVLKVRFGGGGDEK is encoded by the coding sequence ATGAGAATTATATTATATACTGGAAAAGGTGGCGTAGGAAAAACTAGTGTTGCTGCTGCATCAGCAGTAAAAATTGCTAACGAAGGGTATAAAACCTTGGTTGTTAGTACTGATCCAGCTCACAGTTTAGGCGATTCCTTTGATCTGAAATTATCAGCTGAACCAATTGAAATAACAGAAAACCTATGGGCTCAGGAGATTGATAGCATGCACGAGGTAGAAAAGGGATGGGGTCAAGTACAAAAATATTTGACTACCCTTTTTACTGCTAAAACTGTAAAAGATATTACTACAGAAGAGCTTACTGTTTTTCCTGGCATGGAAGATCTTTTAAGTCTGATTAGGATTTTAAAGTATTACAAAGAAAAGACATATGATGTAATAATTATAGATTGTGCTCCAACTGGCGAAACCTTAGCATTTCTAAGCTTTCCTGATATGTTAAGGTGGTGGATGGATAAATTATTCCCAATAAAGAGAAAAGCTTTGAAGATTTTCAAACCAATAGCTGAGCCTATATTAGGACTACCCATGCCTACGGATGGAGTTATGGGCGAAATTGAAAATATCTATAATCAGTTGGATGAGATGAGGCATATTTTATCAGATAGAGAAATAACCAGCGTTAGGGTTGTAGTTAACCCAGAAAAAATGGTTATCAAAGAAGCACAACGTAGCTTCACCTATTTGAATATTTATGACTTTAATGTAGATGCAATTATAGTAAACAGGGTTATCCCCGACGATGTATCCGATGAGTACTTTAATATATGGAAGGATACTCAAAAAAAGTATAAGGAAATCATTTACGATAGTTTTTCACCTGTACCAATCTATAATGCTCCACTTTTTGAAAGAGAAGTTGTTGGTCTGCAAATGCTTAAAAGAATGGGAGATACAGTATTTGGCGAGGAAGATCCAGCTAGTATAAAGTTTAATTCTAGAACCCAATACGTTGAAAAAGATGGAGATGAGTACCTCTTTACAATCCATATGCCTTTTACAGAGAAGGGTGATTTGTCTCTGAATCAAAAAGGAGATGAGTTAATAATTAAAGTGGGAAGTATCAAAAGGAATATAGTTTTACCTAGAACTCTCTTAAATCTATCAGTAGTAGGTGCAAAATTTGAGGATGAAGTGTTAAAGGTTAGATTTGGAGGTGGCGGAGATGAAAAATAG
- a CDS encoding lysine transporter LysE, protein MIGIFFQSLLIGYSGAMMPGSLFTYTVDRSIRHGTKTGLIVSLGHSLLELVLVILIFLGAGKYLSTDMARAVIGLIGGVVLGFLGFGMIKDVYLNKISLDTEDNKSTKQGNMFLAGAVLSATNPYFIIWWSAVGLTLIMNSYYAFGITGIAIFYIGHILADISWFTFVAALISKTRHLINIKAYKVIIVVLAVCLIGFGVTFFASGIRYIS, encoded by the coding sequence GTGATAGGTATTTTTTTCCAATCACTACTTATTGGGTATTCTGGAGCGATGATGCCTGGATCTTTGTTTACATATACAGTAGATAGAAGTATACGCCATGGAACAAAGACGGGATTGATTGTATCACTTGGACATTCGCTTCTTGAATTGGTTTTAGTAATTTTAATATTTCTAGGAGCTGGAAAATATCTCTCTACAGATATGGCCAGAGCCGTCATAGGGCTGATAGGCGGAGTGGTTTTAGGATTTCTGGGATTTGGAATGATAAAAGACGTATATTTGAACAAAATTTCATTAGATACTGAAGACAACAAAAGTACTAAACAGGGAAATATGTTTTTAGCAGGTGCAGTACTAAGTGCAACCAATCCGTATTTCATCATCTGGTGGTCAGCGGTAGGTCTTACATTAATAATGAATTCTTACTATGCTTTTGGCATTACCGGTATTGCAATATTTTATATTGGACATATATTAGCTGATATTTCGTGGTTTACCTTTGTTGCTGCCCTTATAAGCAAGACAAGGCACCTAATAAATATTAAGGCATATAAGGTGATAATTGTTGTTTTAGCAGTTTGCCTTATAGGTTTCGGAGTTACTTTCTTCGCAAGCGGTATAAGATATATATCATAA
- a CDS encoding Cro/Cl family transcriptional regulator — MKNIKLKLARVEKDLSQEQLAENVNVTRQTIGLIEAGKYNPTLKLCIAICKELNKTLNDIFWED, encoded by the coding sequence ATGAAGAATATAAAATTGAAGTTAGCAAGAGTTGAAAAGGATTTATCGCAAGAACAACTGGCAGAAAATGTTAATGTGACGAGACAAACTATTGGTTTAATAGAAGCTGGTAAGTATAATCCTACACTCAAACTTTGTATTGCGATATGCAAAGAACTGAACAAAACTTTAAATGATATTTTCTGGGAGGACTGA